The window TGTGAGAGTCATGTGAGAAGGAAGCTCCGTGCGGGTGCTCGTGGCAGCGTTGGAGCGGCCGGGAGGCGAGAGCAGCACTGGCGGAAATTATGAAaaatgtggtggttatggtggACCTGTCTCGGGAGACCTTAGCCTATGAGAAATCTCTTTTTCAGCACTATGACTTTaaagaactgaatttttttttctttttcttttttgtttttagcaagagaggggtagggggacaggcaggaagggagagagatgagaagcatcaattctttgttgtggctccttagttgttcattgattgcttctcatatgtgccttgatgggggcggctccagctgagccagtgaccccttgctcaagccggcgaccttgagcTACAAGCCagcatcgaacctgggacctccgcatgctgggccaacgctctacccacggagcaaactggccagagccataaCTTCTATTTTAGAAGgacaaaatacagaaacaaaggCATATGTAATAGAAGTAGGTAGCTATGTAAAGaatagttagaaataaaaataaaaaagactatagAGATGAGAGAACTCCAGCCTGGatacagttgtgtttttttaatagtaaatcGGAATAGACTGAAAAAATTAACCTGTAATGCATCAGAAAAAcacagatctaaaaaaaaaaaattaccaaaggcCAGAGGCAGATAGAGGGTAGACTCAGGTGCCTAACCACTGTGGGAAGCGGTCACTCTCCTCGTTCTGTGCACCTCCGTCGGTACCTGTTGTGGGCGGCATTGCCAGGTTTACGTCTGTGGGCTTCAGTTTGGCTGAGCTCCTGTGGGGTGCCAGCTCTGCCTGGCGCTGCCCGTGGGCATCCAGGAACAAGTCGGGCAGGTTCTCGCCTTTTGCTCCAGCCTATGCACTCGCTCTGGCACCCACAGTGCTGTCTGGCTCGACCGAGACATTCAGtgtatgtttgttgaatgaatgaatcagtgagTGAAGTCATTCATGGCCTGGATTCTCTGCTGTTTGGCTGTTTGGCTGTTTGGCCAGCTTTCAGTGGGGAGAGCACCTCAGAGCACCTCCCCCCACCCAAGCTCACCCCTGCACACCCTGCTTGTCTCAGCCGGTGACACGCAGGAGGCCCGAGGACCCTCACCAGGCGGGGTCCTCGTGTTTCTCCTCAGAAGATTTAGGAGGAGGCGGCAACGTAAACAGTATCAATGTGTTCAATTTTTCCCCTCACTTTTCAGGCTGGAGTCAAAGGGACATTGGGAAGATTAGTCGGGATTTTTGAGGTAAGCCTGTTAAAATCTTTGGTGTGCTGGGTAGCGTAATAACCACATGTATCTTTGTCTTGGTCCATTCAAGAGGCTATCCCAAAATGCCACCAGCTGGGCGGTTTTCAACACTAGAAATGGGTCTTTCACAATTGTGGAGGCAGGAAATTCAAGGGCAAGGCGGCTGCAGCCTCAGGGTCTGGTTGAGGCCCTGCTTCCTGGACCCAGCTGAGTCTCCCTGCGTCCTCTCTTGGGAAAGGGAGGCTGCTCTCTAGGTCTCTGTCACAAGGTCCCGATCCCACTCAGGAGGATCAGCCCTCACAGCCCAGTCGCCCTCCTAGTACCAGCACTTCAGTGCTTAGCATTTCAGCACAGGAATTTGGGGGAGACGTATGCATTTATTTAGTCCGTTTCAGGCTTCACCTCCCCCAGAAAGCTAGACTGCTGTCTGTAAGCGTTACTGATCccatccctgcctctctcctttcctcctcagaTGTGAGGAAGGGTAGGGAAGTGTAGAGAAGACAGGCAAAACAGAATGTAAATAGCTCTAGCGAAAGAGGGAGAAACAAGGAAGTCGGCTGGGGCAGAGATTCTGAGGACGCAGGACGCAGTGAGAAGTCAGGGAACAAAGCTGGGTGAAGTGAGCAGGCCATCGCCCGCCTGGCTGGCCCTGGGGAGGCCCAGCCCAGTCTCCTCGCTTCCTGGTGCCCAGCTCCGTAAATTGACTGGGTGCCTTTTCCTGCTCACAGCGTGTCCCTGAAGTTGCACGTAGGGGAAGGAAAAGATAGGAGAGCTTTAGAAACCCAGCCAGAGAGCTCACCCCCAAATGCAAGTGTGGTGCGTCTCAGACCGGCCCCTGGACGACTCCGTGCTTGGTTGTGGGACAGGAGAAGGTTCAAGGAACCCCGTGTCCCCGCTCTGGTCACCTGTGTAGGAGTGCACTTCGCTTGAGCACTCTGGGCTCTGAGGAGTGACTCCCTCCGCCCCTGTGCCCGCAGAACCAGGAGAGGAAGCACAGGACGTACGTGTACGTGCTCATCGTCACGGAGGTGCTGGAGGACTGGGAGGACTCGGTTAACATTGGTAAGTCGCCCGGGGTGCTCCAGGGCCCACAGCCAGCTTGGGCCACGGCACCAGTTGCACTCAGAACCAGAAACAACAGCCTGATAATCAGGAGGCTGTACCCAATGAAAGAAGCTTGTCCACTTTTGAACTTCAGAAAGTTAGTATTTTGAAGTGTTTAAAAGGAAGCTGAGGTTGGGTACATGGTGACCAAATAGAAACGCCCCGAAAAGTAAGAACTGTTCCAAAATCAGATTGAGTCCTCCGGGCCTACTGCCAGCCCCTGACCCAGGGGGGGAGGTGGCCTGGCAGCCGCGTGGGGCGCTGACTGGCACTGTCCCGGAGACCACAGGTCGGGCCAGAGTTACTTAATAGGTGGGGAGTGGTGGGAGTGGTTTCCAGTTTCATTGCTGTCACTCCTCGAGTCACCTAGTGTCCTAAAGAGCCATTCTCTTCACTCTCGGAGATCACTGTTGGATGTATGTCTTTAGAACTAAAATCTGAGGTGATTTGTGGTTGGTTTGTGGTTAATTTTTTactctgaataaaaatatattctagagAAGCATACGGGTAATTTATGTTGTGAACTGGCAAATAGATAAAGAAAGCACTTGCCGAAGGCTCCCCTTCACTGGGAGTGCccgctctgtgccaggccctgccaTTCTCACGGCCTTGCGTCAGGTAAGACCAGCGTGCGTAGGAGAACGGGTTCAGTGGGGGTCACTGAAAGCAGACCCCTGGCCAGCTGGGGCCGGGGCCGGAAAGGGAGATGGAGCCGTGTGGCTGGCCCTGTCCTCAGCGCACTGGCGGCTGGAGCCGCACATTATGGTAGAAATCTAAGCTCCCATCGCTCTGTTAATGCCCAAAACTCTCACCTGTGCTCCCACCTCTGAGAATTGATCCTGATGAAGTCATCTGAAATAAGGGGAGTAAGGCTGCAAGCCTTCCTTCAGACGAACCTTCTTCAGGTGAAAAATCAGGTCTTCACTGTAACTCCGTGAATGAGAAGTGATCTGGGCGCATTCCTCTGATGGAGTGTGAGCTGTCACCGTGGGAAAGTGCTTACAAAATAGTGTCAGTGAGTGAAAAAAGCAGGGTAgtttgaaatgaaaacaaaacgtGAGTCTGGTTTTCACCTACAGCATTGGCAGTTCCCAAGAGGGACAGTGCTGGCGGGGGCGTGCAGCCAGTGCTCTGGCATGCGCAGGACCTGGCCGTGTGGTCTCAGCACAGTTAACGCTGTACGTCACGAGCCCTTCATAGTGCAggtgttttattcatacaatCCCAGTTCTAGGGATCTGCCCTGAGAGGTTAGAAAAGACAGAgatgaagattttttaaaattgtagcaGGATTGAGATGGCAGGatactgcttgacctgtggtggcgcagtggatggagcgtcgacctggaagtgctgaggtcgccggttcaaaaccctgggcttgcctggtcagggcacatgtgagagttggtgcttccagctcctcctctctcctctctgtctctctctctccccctaaaaagaagaaggaaaaaaaaaaaagagatggcagGATACTGATGTTCAGTGACAGGGAAATGGTTAAAGGAATGACAGTATATCATGCTAGATGttataatatgtttttattaaatgttattttttttatagcataGAAGAATGCTTAAGAAGCAGTGTGAATGGCCCTGGCCCATtagctccgtggtagagcattggcccagcacgtggaagtcctgggtttgttcccagtcagggcacacaggagaagcgcccatctgcttctccaccccttttccctcttgcttttctctctctctctctctctctctctctctctctctctctctcctcctcctcctcctcctcctcctcctcccctcccctcccacagccatggctcgattggagtgagttggccacagggcactgaggatggctctgtggcctctgcctcaggcactaaaaatagctcagttgctgagcaacggagcaagggcccccaGATgggtatcgccccctagtgggcttgccacatagatcctggtcagggtacctatggggaatctgtctctgcctccctcctttcactgaattaaaaaaaaaagggcagtgtaaagtaaaaaagaaacaataataagcAAACTCTTGTAACACATTCTGTGTACCAGGTATTGTTCAAATACTTTACatattaatcctcacaacagacTTGTGAGATAGGGACTATTTATTATCTCCATGTTATAACTTGCCCTGAGCTGTACAGCTCGTTAGAACCAGTGATGGAGCCGCGCGCGTTGGTGTTGGCCTCCGCGTCCTGACCACGGCGCCCTGGCCAAGCCTCTCAGGAGTTGGAGCGCCTTACAGCATGGTTCAGCTACAGGTGTCCAAACACAGCGTCTTTCTGAATAGGACGAAAGCAGAGCAGAGGCACTGGCATAGTGAAGAAACCAGTTTTGGGTTACAAGGTTATGGGTAATTATGTTATACTTTCCTCCATTTTCACACTTTTAAGCAATGatcttttattataaaaggtaaaataataaaagggttttatttttttttaaagattttacttactgatttaggagagagagagagaaagaaggaggggaggagcaggaaccatcaactcccatatgtgccttgagtagacaagcccaggatttcgaacccatgacttcagcattctaggttgacactttatccactgcaccaccacaggtcaggagataataaaggattttaaaacatgcattaaGGAaaccaaataggccctggccaggtggttccgTGGGCAGAGAGTCATCCCAGCACGCCAGggtcgtgggtttgattcccggtcagggcgcctacaagaatcagccagtgtgtgcacaactgagtggaacaggtaagtgaaacgagttggtccttctccccccccccccccacctctcaaatcaatggaaaaatttaaaaatacagaaataaaaaagaagacgaCGAAGACCAAATAGGAGATGGATttgactccataaaagaagccGTAGGCCCGAGACCCAGGGCTGAGCAGAGCCATGGAGAGGACAGTGCACAGAGGACAGTGCACAGAGGACAGTGCACAGAGCCAAGTCAGAGGCGTGTGACacacagttaaaaagaaaaacattaatagtGATTGTGTtgaggttttttctttctttttttaaaagttttttctattACAGGGATATatcactcatatatatatatatatatatatatatatttttttttttttttttttttttttttgtatttttccgaagttggaaatggggaggcagtcagactcctgcatgcacctgaccaggatccacccggcatgcccaccagggggcgatgcttggcccctccggggcgtcactctgttgcaaccagagccactctagcgcctgaggcagaggccacagagccatcctcagcgcccaggccaatggagccttggctgcgggaagggaagagagagacagagaggaaggagagggggaggggtggagaagcagacgggcgcttctcctatgggccctggctgggaatcgaacccgggactcctgcacgccaggccgacgctctaccactgagccaaccggcagggcccatataaattttttaaaataaataactggtTACAAGCCAGCCATCGTAGTACTCTTGGGAGCTTGATTTTTGCAGGGGTGGGATGCTGGCCAGGCTTCTGGTTGCTCTGAGCCAGTGGAGCAGCCTGCACGCAGGGGCGCTGCTGGCCGGCTCGGTCAGGAGACCTGTTGTGTGCTGGCCGTCCGCTCTGCAGTTCTCAGACTTCGTGCCTGTTTTCTGCATTAGGCATTTGTGCAGTATTTGAAGTGTAGAAAGCGTGCTTGTGTTACTCTTATATGAAAgagaatgtatatataatacGTATTTTGAAAATGTTGACAACCATGACTTTGTGTTCAGTCTATGTTTTCTCAAACGTCAGAAGATTCAAGGCCGTCTGTGGCTTCCCCGTGTCCtgatctctccctctgccccgcagggaggaagagggagtggTTTACGATCGAGGAGGCCATCCGAGTGCTGCAGAGCCACAAGCCCGTGCAGGCCTCGTATTTTGAGACGCTGAGGCAAGGCTACTCCGCCAACAACGGCACCCCGGTCGTGGCCACCACGTACGCAGTCTCTGCGCAGAGCTCCACGTCAGACATCAGATGACTGGAGCCCCGAGGAGGATGGAAATGGGAAACCGGACTGAAGTgcaaccctcccctccccccctccccttgcCTCTCCTCCTGGCCTCCCCCCTGAAACAGGCATGCCTACAGCACAGGCGGGGTCACTGACGGGGCTGCTGCAGGTCTTACCTGATGGGCTTCTTCTCtttctgctgggggtgggggtggcattTGTACGTATCTGGGTGCATGAGCTGTCCCTCCCTGGCCACACCCTACAGTTCTCGAAGAGGCAGCCTTCCCTCTGCCTTGGATTCTGCagtattcctgtctgtctcagcCTAGCTCTGGCCAGACgtttttctttgatttaaaatttttttttattaaaagatacCAATCCGAGACAAAACTTTTCAAGCGTCTGCGCTGTAGTGTGCATACAGTCCCGTAGGTTGGCCCCTTGCTTCGCAGGGACATTTATCTACACATATACTGGGCCtataatatgtaaatgaatgactTTTAGAAGAGGAGTTTAactgtttaaatgtttttaaggttttgtgttttttttaatttggggcgTTTCTGAAATGGAGCACCTGACGGTTCACGTTTTTCTCCTGAGGCTGGTGGTCAGGCCCGTCCTGCCCCTGTCCTCCCTGCTCAGCTGCTGACGCTGCAGGGATAGATGAGCGCAGCCGCCAGCGTGGCGCCCCAGGACcggccctctcctcccctctccacacTGGTCCCACTCCACGCAAGAACCGCGAAGAAACcgattctcttttttgtttccgAGCCAGGAGCAAGCGGCCTCAACTCAGATCCAGAGGAGCAGGGACGGAAATTGAATCCCTCCCTGCGTGTTGACAATAAGGATTTGAACTGGGTTCTCGGGATCACTCTCTAAAAACTGGAGCGGAGCATTGAGCACTGCACCTACCCTGCTGGTTTTGGAGTTTTTTCCATAATGCTACTTACCGCCGCCAGCGCCTCGCTCCCGTGCAGACCTGGCTGACAGCGCCACCTGGACACTGTCCTCGCGAGGGCAGCTGTGCAGGCCTGTCCCCACCCTGGCAACCACGCCAAGTTCCTGAAAGTACACAGAGAAAACCCAGGTGTCCGCTTGTCTTTGTAATGTCACAGCATTGTAAGTGCACCTTGAGCATGCTCAGAAATACTGAATATGTCTCCGCCGGGGGGTGGCAGCCGTCTTTCGGCTGAGAAGGGACACTTCCGAATGCTTAGCGTTTACTAGAGCAGCTTCCCGGGGCACTGGCTCGCTCAGACTGTCCCGTCGGGGTTTGCTAGTTCTCAGCTGGCTTCATTGGTCAATTGTGTTGTTTAGTTGGGAAGTAAGGGTCTTAAaatctgggggtggggctgggggggcaccGATCGATCCCTGGCTTGGGACAGGAGCTTGTTGCCATACTCTTAGTGGCATCTCCAGTGTCAAAACATAGCCAAGATGTGAAATTAGAATCGtagttctctttatttaaaacttCTAATAAATACTCAAACTTTGAAAAGCTTTTTGCTCTTCCCTCCCACAAAGagagtgtgtctgtctgtctgtcagccTGTCTTGGGGGGCACCACTCGGTGAATTTAAGTTCTGTTACACTCGGTTTGCCCTTCtctcccagtctttttttttttttctatagtgggtgcaaatgtgataaacagactgactttctttttttttagcttgtttttttattttttttatttttttttatttatttattcattttagagaggagagggggagagagagagagagagagagggagggaggagctggaagcatcaactcccatatgtgccttgaccaggcaagcccagggtttcgaaccggcgacctcagcatttccaggtcgatgctttatccactgcgccaccacaggtcaggccctctcccAGTCTTAAACCCAGAACCAGACGGCCACGCCGGCAGTGGCTGCAGTGCACTGCCCGTCTCTGGGAAGGGAATTCTGTCCCCACGGAAGGGTCCTGTGGAGAGAACAGCACCGTGGCCTTTGAGTCTGAATGCCACCTCCCTGTTCACCTGGCCTACTTAGAAACAGACACCACTGCTTGTTGTCTGGTGTAGAACATCTAAGGTTCTGTTCCAACACCtacaagcagaaataaaataagttcGCCTGAGCGCCCAGTGCGATCCCGAAAGCACATTCCTGCAGGATTCCACCGGTGTGACGTGGCCGGAGGTGCCCCACAGGAAAGGGAACCGCGGTGTTAACAGTAATCGTGCGTTTTTTTTAATGATCAGCAGGGGTCCTTACTGGGCTGGCATAGCAGCATGCCACCTGACAAGTCCTGCTGGCATCATCGTTGCTGTCTGTGGGTCAGGAGAGCGACGTGAATGCACCCTGTTAACGCGGCGAGCCGGAGAGGCTGCGCTGGCTGGCGCCCTCCTGACAGACAAAGGCTGCCTTGTCCTGCTGGGGACGTTTTCTGTCGCCCTGGGGTTCTGATGAGCGGGGGCtggtgtttttctctccctgacACCGCAGACACCAGGGCCGCCTTGACTGCAGTCACAGGCTTTTGGTGACAGGTTCCTTAGAcccagagaaagggaggagaagcagaagaaaGCACAAAAATTGCCCTAATTGCAAAATACTTTACACTGGCCATTTGTTCTGCACGTACTCGCCCGTTCGGGCTCGATGGAACCAGGTTTCTGTGTTGCAGGCAGACACCAAGCCTTTGCCTCACAGTGAGTTTGCATGCGCTGGGATCTGGTGATTCCCCAGAGCCCCCATCAGGGTCCACCTGCCTGGGGTAGAGAGAGCATTCGGtcattttacattaaaatctGTGTTTG is drawn from Saccopteryx leptura isolate mSacLep1 chromosome 1, mSacLep1_pri_phased_curated, whole genome shotgun sequence and contains these coding sequences:
- the NUDT3 gene encoding diphosphoinositol polyphosphate phosphohydrolase 1 isoform X2 yields the protein MTLSTELPSQVLLVSSSRYPDRWIVPGGGMEPEEAPSVAAVREVCEEAGVKGTLGRLVGIFENQERKHRTYVYVLIVTEVLEDWEDSVNIGRKREWFTIEEAIRVLQSHKPVQASYFETLRQGYSANNGTPVVATTYAVSAQSSTSDIR
- the NUDT3 gene encoding diphosphoinositol polyphosphate phosphohydrolase 1 isoform X1; the protein is MMKLKSNQTRTYDGDGYKKRAACLCFRSESEEEVLLVSSSRYPDRWIVPGGGMEPEEAPSVAAVREVCEEAGVKGTLGRLVGIFENQERKHRTYVYVLIVTEVLEDWEDSVNIGRKREWFTIEEAIRVLQSHKPVQASYFETLRQGYSANNGTPVVATTYAVSAQSSTSDIR